One genomic region from Spirosoma sp. KCTC 42546 encodes:
- a CDS encoding DUF6580 family putative transport protein: MKPLQIRLLTLTTLVLATALFRLVPHWPNFTPIAALALFGAATFERKWLGLAAPLAAMLLSDSLIGFHGSMGAVYISFALTWLLGLWAVRRPNLQQPAAGRIAIASITSSVLFFLITNFAVWYGSSFYPQTAAGLMTCYAAGLAFYNGTSFFLNGVFGDLFFSGLLFGSYYLLQQRFLVLRPARR, translated from the coding sequence ATGAAGCCGCTTCAAATTCGTTTACTCACGCTGACCACCCTTGTTCTAGCTACTGCTTTGTTCCGTTTAGTCCCACACTGGCCTAATTTTACGCCCATAGCGGCTCTGGCATTATTCGGCGCGGCTACCTTTGAACGGAAATGGTTAGGGCTGGCGGCTCCGCTGGCGGCTATGTTACTGAGTGATTCTCTCATCGGTTTTCATGGGAGCATGGGGGCCGTGTACATCAGCTTCGCTCTAACCTGGTTGCTCGGTCTGTGGGCGGTCCGTCGCCCGAATCTGCAACAGCCTGCAGCCGGACGCATCGCCATTGCTTCGATTACGTCTTCGGTATTGTTTTTTCTGATCACCAATTTTGCCGTTTGGTATGGTAGCTCGTTCTATCCGCAAACAGCAGCGGGACTGATGACTTGCTATGCGGCAGGTCTGGCTTTCTATAATGGAACGTCGTTTTTCCTGAATGGCGTCTTTGGCGACCTGTTTTTCAGCGGTTTGTTATTCGGTAGTTATTACCTGCTTCAACAACGGTTCCTGGTGCTTCGTCCAGCACGTCGGTAA
- a CDS encoding peptidylprolyl isomerase: MAQAKSGDTVQVHYTGTLTDGTIFDSSEGRTPLEFTVGSGQVIKGFDEGVAGMNQGEKKTINIPVEDAYGPANEEMIFTLNRTDIPDDIPLEVGMTLNMHEDGNPRPIPVIVRDLTDTNVTLDANHPLAGQQLTFEVELVGVKSPSGLIL; the protein is encoded by the coding sequence ATGGCACAAGCAAAATCTGGTGACACCGTTCAGGTGCATTATACAGGAACTCTAACCGATGGAACTATATTTGATTCATCAGAAGGTCGTACACCCCTGGAATTTACAGTAGGGAGCGGCCAGGTGATTAAAGGATTCGATGAAGGTGTGGCGGGAATGAATCAGGGTGAAAAGAAAACCATCAACATTCCTGTAGAGGATGCATATGGCCCTGCCAATGAAGAAATGATTTTCACCCTAAATCGGACAGATATACCGGATGATATTCCACTTGAAGTAGGAATGACCCTCAATATGCACGAAGACGGTAACCCCCGTCCCATCCCGGTTATTGTTCGCGATCTTACGGATACGAATGTTACGTTGGATGCAAATCATCCGCTGGCGGGCCAGCAACTTACATTCGAAGTTGAACTTGTGGGTGTAAAGTCGCCTTCTGGATTGATTTTGTAA
- a CDS encoding DUF421 domain-containing protein — MTALLLVDIDWGKMVTPSMSLWEILIRGTLTYWFCFAYIRFFRRGAGQLGISDLLLITLISDASQNSMAGEYTSITEGFVLVGVLVFWDYAINWLGYRSVFFSKIGEPDPVLLIKNGVMQRQNMKKELITASELTGMLREQGVDDLVQVRACYIEGSGNISIIKK, encoded by the coding sequence ATGACTGCCTTACTGCTTGTCGATATTGATTGGGGAAAAATGGTTACGCCTAGTATGTCACTCTGGGAAATCTTAATTCGGGGTACACTCACTTATTGGTTCTGTTTTGCCTATATCCGATTTTTCAGACGTGGGGCTGGCCAGCTTGGTATTAGCGATTTATTGCTCATCACCCTTATTTCAGATGCATCACAAAACTCGATGGCGGGGGAGTATACCTCAATTACGGAGGGGTTTGTTCTGGTGGGCGTACTGGTCTTCTGGGATTATGCCATTAACTGGCTTGGCTATCGATCGGTTTTCTTCAGCAAAATAGGGGAGCCAGATCCTGTTTTGCTGATTAAAAACGGCGTTATGCAACGTCAGAATATGAAAAAAGAATTAATTACAGCCTCAGAATTAACGGGCATGCTTCGGGAGCAGGGCGTGGATGACCTGGTACAGGTGAGAGCCTGCTATATAGAAGGTAGTGGTAATATTAGTATCATTAAAAAATAA
- a CDS encoding glucosidase, producing MTIEQHRLEDPAWRQWGPYVSDRQWGTVREDYSSNGDAWNYTTHDIARSYTYRWGEEGIAGISDDRQQLCLALALWNGKDPILKERYFGLTNSEGNHGEDVKELYYYLDNTPTHSYQRMLYKYPQAAYPYQWLINENGRRTRLDPEFELLDTGLFDEDRYFDVFVEYAKAGPKDILMTVTVYNRGPEAATIHLLPTLWFRNTWAFGDDSDGVPNYRPSLVLQPNGTVSVEDSDLGRYVLHAEGKPDWLFCENETNMVRLYNIHSGSPYPKDGINDHVVQGASTVNPAQVGTKAAAHYQLAIEPGDSTTIRLRLEAPSISEIDSVAPFVDFDQIISQRKAEADKFYAHVQPAEATLDEKRVQRQAFAGMLWSKQYYYYDVSRWLAGDKNHPPPPPERAQGRNHTWLQLINAGVISMPDTWEYPWYAAWDWAFHCVTLSLVDPGFAKQQLMMLTNEWFMHPNGQLPAYEWNFSDVNPPVQAWAAWRIYHMELERKPPGEEDLTFLRGIFHKLMLNFTWWVNRKDEVGNNIFEGGFLGLDNIGVFDRNTQFPDGSHLEQADGTSWMAMYALNMMRIALELARHDSVYDEMATKFFDHFLYIAGAITNMGQTNVGLWDDEDAFFYDQLRLNDGSVQRMRVRTLVGLIPMFAVEVLDDELMRANPAFLKRMIWFQSHRPDLYHQVSRYTETGQEEKRLLSLLRGFRLKSLLCKMLDENEFLSPHGIRAVSKVYRDHPYEFTLENTTFRLTYTPAESDSDMFGGNSNWRGPVWMPTNYLLVESLTRFYDYFGDAFTVEYPIGSGQQVTLKTVAQELTNRLISLFTVDANGQRPSFGQHPKYQDPEFRDYILFYEYFDGDNGRGVGASHQTGWTGLVAELISRKYKTE from the coding sequence ATGACAATCGAACAACACCGCTTAGAAGATCCTGCCTGGCGGCAGTGGGGACCTTATGTCTCCGATCGTCAGTGGGGTACCGTACGTGAAGATTATAGTTCCAATGGCGATGCCTGGAATTACACAACACACGATATAGCCCGTAGCTACACCTATCGCTGGGGCGAAGAAGGGATTGCGGGTATTTCGGACGACAGGCAGCAACTGTGCCTTGCGCTGGCCCTCTGGAATGGAAAGGACCCGATTCTGAAGGAACGCTATTTTGGCCTGACGAACAGCGAGGGAAATCATGGCGAAGATGTTAAGGAACTCTATTATTACCTGGACAACACGCCAACGCATTCGTATCAGCGGATGCTCTATAAATACCCACAGGCTGCCTATCCCTATCAATGGCTCATCAACGAAAACGGCCGTAGAACCCGCCTGGACCCCGAATTTGAACTGCTCGATACCGGCCTTTTCGACGAAGACCGGTATTTCGACGTATTTGTGGAGTACGCCAAAGCCGGACCGAAAGATATATTGATGACCGTGACCGTGTATAATCGCGGTCCAGAAGCGGCTACAATCCACCTCCTGCCCACACTCTGGTTCCGAAATACATGGGCGTTTGGCGACGACTCCGACGGAGTTCCCAATTACCGACCTTCATTGGTCCTGCAACCTAATGGAACCGTGTCTGTTGAGGACTCAGATTTAGGTCGGTATGTGCTCCATGCCGAAGGAAAACCAGACTGGTTGTTTTGTGAGAACGAAACAAATATGGTTCGGCTGTACAACATCCATTCCGGATCGCCCTATCCAAAAGATGGCATCAATGACCATGTCGTGCAGGGTGCTTCAACGGTCAATCCTGCTCAGGTAGGCACTAAAGCAGCTGCGCACTACCAATTGGCCATTGAACCGGGCGACTCTACAACGATCCGGCTTCGACTTGAAGCCCCCAGCATCAGTGAGATTGATTCTGTTGCTCCTTTTGTGGATTTTGATCAGATCATAAGCCAGCGGAAGGCGGAAGCTGACAAGTTTTATGCGCACGTCCAGCCCGCCGAGGCTACCCTGGATGAGAAACGGGTACAGCGGCAGGCATTTGCCGGGATGCTCTGGAGCAAGCAGTATTATTATTACGATGTATCGCGGTGGTTAGCTGGCGATAAAAACCATCCGCCACCCCCGCCCGAACGGGCACAGGGACGAAACCACACCTGGCTACAGCTTATCAATGCTGGGGTTATTTCAATGCCCGATACATGGGAGTATCCCTGGTATGCCGCCTGGGACTGGGCATTTCATTGCGTTACGCTATCGCTGGTTGATCCCGGCTTTGCCAAGCAGCAATTAATGATGCTGACTAACGAGTGGTTTATGCATCCTAATGGTCAATTGCCTGCCTACGAATGGAATTTTTCCGATGTGAACCCTCCCGTACAGGCCTGGGCCGCCTGGCGGATCTATCACATGGAACTGGAGCGCAAGCCACCCGGTGAAGAAGATCTGACGTTTTTGCGGGGTATTTTTCACAAACTCATGCTCAACTTTACTTGGTGGGTAAACCGTAAAGATGAGGTAGGGAATAATATTTTTGAAGGCGGGTTTCTGGGATTAGATAATATCGGTGTTTTTGACCGGAACACCCAGTTTCCGGACGGAAGCCATCTGGAGCAGGCCGATGGCACCAGCTGGATGGCGATGTATGCACTGAATATGATGCGGATCGCACTCGAATTGGCCCGACACGACTCGGTTTACGACGAAATGGCTACCAAGTTCTTCGATCATTTTCTGTACATCGCCGGTGCCATTACCAATATGGGCCAAACCAACGTGGGCTTGTGGGACGATGAAGATGCCTTTTTTTATGACCAGCTTCGATTAAATGATGGCAGTGTTCAGCGGATGCGGGTACGAACGTTGGTAGGGCTTATTCCGATGTTTGCGGTTGAGGTACTGGATGATGAATTGATGCGGGCAAACCCTGCTTTCCTGAAACGGATGATCTGGTTCCAGAGCCACCGGCCAGATCTGTATCATCAGGTATCCCGTTATACCGAAACGGGCCAGGAGGAAAAGCGACTGCTTAGTCTGTTGCGGGGTTTCAGACTTAAATCACTCTTGTGTAAGATGCTGGATGAGAATGAATTCCTTAGTCCACACGGCATTCGGGCCGTATCAAAAGTCTATCGGGATCATCCCTACGAATTTACCTTAGAGAATACCACATTTCGGCTTACCTATACACCCGCCGAAAGTGATAGCGATATGTTTGGGGGCAATAGTAACTGGCGTGGGCCTGTCTGGATGCCTACCAACTATTTATTAGTGGAAAGCCTAACGCGGTTTTACGACTATTTTGGGGATGCCTTTACGGTTGAATACCCGATTGGATCAGGTCAGCAGGTAACCCTTAAAACGGTAGCGCAGGAACTGACTAACCGACTGATCAGTCTTTTTACTGTTGATGCTAACGGCCAGCGACCTTCATTTGGACAACACCCCAAATACCAGGACCCTGAGTTTAGAGATTACATCCTGTTTTATGAATATTTTGATGGCGATAATGGCCGGGGCGTAGGTGCCAGTCATCAAACGGGCTGGACGGGCTTAGTTGCGGAGTTAATTAGCCGGAAGTATAAAACGGAATGA
- a CDS encoding autorepressor SdpR family transcription factor, with protein sequence MNNLFKALNDPTRRQILDLLRGGDLNAGEIAERFDMTKPSISHHLDLLRQAGLVEATKQGQFINYTLNTTVLDDLLAWLISFQKTDAPISEKTPNQNL encoded by the coding sequence ATGAACAACCTCTTTAAAGCCCTAAATGACCCGACCCGTCGGCAGATACTGGACCTGTTGCGCGGGGGCGACCTAAACGCCGGTGAGATTGCCGAGCGGTTCGATATGACCAAGCCCAGTATTTCGCACCACCTTGATCTACTCCGGCAGGCCGGTCTGGTAGAAGCCACTAAACAGGGGCAGTTTATCAATTATACCCTCAACACCACCGTTCTCGACGATCTGCTGGCCTGGTTGATCAGCTTTCAGAAAACGGATGCGCCAATTTCTGAGAAAACACCGAATCAAAACCTGTAA
- a CDS encoding response regulator: MDPDQRLHQKNVFPILVVESNKDHQLLIGYCLRAKIPQAEPIFADNPEDALSFLGYSAAEPRAFPWLVLQALLLPQLSNGLALLTEIRSRYPLLPVVVLSSQQEAGLVEKVYLAGAHSLLVKPASLTEWELHFHTLNEYWFNIVTLPIYRARETCT, from the coding sequence ATGGACCCCGACCAGCGACTTCATCAGAAGAATGTTTTCCCGATCTTAGTGGTCGAGAGTAATAAAGATCACCAACTGTTAATCGGCTATTGCCTACGTGCAAAGATTCCTCAGGCCGAACCCATTTTTGCTGACAACCCGGAGGACGCTCTTTCCTTTTTAGGGTATTCTGCAGCCGAACCCCGAGCTTTTCCGTGGTTAGTACTTCAAGCCCTTTTACTTCCCCAACTCTCAAACGGACTTGCCTTGTTAACGGAAATACGTTCCCGTTATCCGCTTCTTCCCGTCGTAGTTTTGAGTAGTCAGCAAGAGGCAGGTCTTGTTGAAAAAGTCTACTTAGCGGGCGCTCATTCTTTACTGGTCAAGCCTGCAAGTCTAACCGAATGGGAACTTCATTTTCATACATTAAACGAGTATTGGTTCAACATAGTTACGCTACCCATTTATAGAGCAAGAGAGACGTGCACTTAG
- a CDS encoding lactate 2-monooxygenase — protein MRALHWQRKIYLDGFAGKIPAIPANSIQLEQAAVRKMTPEATAYILGGAGNEQTVVDNRQGFEHWQIVPRMLRNVENPDLRIELLGQQLPSPLLLAPIGVLEMAHPLADLAVARAAVTTGVPYIFSNQASVSMEACSAVMGEQMRLFQLYWSRSRDLVTSFVNRAEACGCRAIVLTLDTTMLGWRTQDLALGHLPFLHGKGLAQYTSDPVFQQLLDDFLQQPPTARPSVTATTLRHLIGAVRRYPTGSFLKNLRSGRAMGAISLFSGIYSNPALTWVDLAFLREQTSLPILLKGILHPDDARKAVDYGMNGVIVSTHGGRQVDGSISAIEALPGVVAAVNGQLPILLDSGIRGGADVIKALALGAKAVCLGRPYVYGLALGGQEGVETVIRNLLADLELTLGLSGYKSLAELNPDCLRPV, from the coding sequence ATGCGGGCTTTACACTGGCAACGGAAAATTTACCTGGATGGATTTGCGGGAAAAATCCCTGCGATCCCAGCTAACTCAATTCAACTGGAACAAGCTGCTGTTCGAAAAATGACACCTGAGGCAACCGCCTATATCTTGGGTGGAGCCGGGAACGAACAAACCGTGGTTGACAACAGACAGGGTTTTGAGCATTGGCAGATTGTGCCACGTATGCTCCGAAACGTCGAGAACCCTGATCTACGTATTGAACTATTGGGCCAACAGCTACCCTCACCACTTTTACTGGCTCCCATAGGGGTACTGGAAATGGCGCACCCGCTAGCCGATCTGGCAGTGGCGCGCGCAGCGGTAACCACCGGGGTGCCTTACATTTTTTCAAATCAGGCATCGGTATCAATGGAAGCATGTTCGGCAGTGATGGGTGAACAAATGCGCTTGTTTCAGCTCTACTGGAGTCGCTCCCGTGATTTAGTGACGAGTTTTGTCAATCGGGCCGAAGCCTGTGGCTGCCGGGCAATCGTGCTGACACTGGATACGACTATGCTTGGCTGGCGGACGCAGGATCTTGCGCTAGGCCATTTACCATTTCTGCATGGGAAGGGGCTAGCTCAGTATACCTCTGATCCAGTTTTTCAACAATTACTGGACGACTTTCTACAACAGCCACCAACGGCTCGCCCGTCGGTAACAGCAACTACACTCCGGCATCTGATAGGCGCTGTTCGCCGGTATCCAACAGGCTCTTTTCTGAAAAACCTGCGTTCTGGACGCGCAATGGGTGCCATTTCGCTGTTTTCAGGTATTTATAGTAATCCCGCCCTAACCTGGGTTGACCTGGCGTTTCTTCGTGAACAAACCAGCTTGCCCATTTTGCTCAAAGGTATTTTACACCCCGATGATGCACGTAAAGCGGTCGACTACGGTATGAATGGCGTCATCGTTTCTACTCATGGTGGGCGACAGGTAGATGGATCAATCAGTGCTATCGAAGCCCTTCCAGGCGTAGTTGCTGCTGTTAATGGGCAACTGCCAATACTCCTGGACAGTGGAATACGAGGTGGTGCCGATGTGATTAAGGCGCTGGCACTAGGCGCGAAAGCCGTTTGCCTGGGTCGTCCTTACGTGTATGGTCTTGCCTTGGGTGGACAAGAAGGGGTAGAGACCGTAATTCGTAATCTGCTGGCCGACCTGGAATTGACGCTGGGACTTAGCGGCTACAAGAGCCTGGCTGAACTTAACCCGGACTGTCTCCGCCCCGTTTAA
- a CDS encoding T9SS type A sorting domain-containing protein, with product MKKIRLSIAVLLSVWSLAGTGVANADNGSGMGGVKVEKSEQKKVRVYTKPGTPVDLALIDAEGNVLYRGVISKNNQKATSFNLNNLPDGQYFLTAGSNAWWMSQGITIKANSVAIDERNLQQVAEPTLTAYEKNKIEVVLPSKNVEESTVAIYDTQNVLVQVDTFKGSTRRFDLSGLPSGAYTFVVGPNQKQFATRIDIQH from the coding sequence ATGAAAAAAATCCGTTTATCAATCGCTGTACTTTTGTCAGTATGGAGTCTGGCTGGCACAGGAGTTGCCAATGCCGACAATGGTTCAGGAATGGGTGGTGTGAAAGTTGAGAAGTCCGAGCAAAAGAAAGTACGTGTTTATACAAAGCCGGGGACGCCCGTTGACTTAGCACTCATTGATGCTGAAGGCAACGTACTCTACCGGGGAGTTATCTCCAAAAATAACCAGAAGGCAACTTCGTTCAACCTGAACAACCTGCCCGATGGCCAGTATTTTCTGACGGCTGGTAGTAACGCCTGGTGGATGTCGCAAGGGATTACAATCAAAGCCAACTCGGTAGCTATCGACGAACGCAACCTGCAACAAGTGGCTGAGCCCACGCTTACAGCTTACGAAAAGAATAAAATCGAAGTTGTGCTGCCCTCTAAAAACGTCGAAGAATCGACAGTAGCGATCTATGATACCCAGAACGTACTGGTGCAAGTAGATACATTCAAAGGTTCGACCCGTCGTTTCGATTTATCTGGCTTACCTTCTGGCGCTTACACGTTTGTGGTTGGCCCAAATCAGAAGCAATTTGCTACCCGTATCGACATTCAGCACTAA
- a CDS encoding glucose 1-dehydrogenase, which yields MDQVLKGQIAIITGASSGIGAGVAKSLAAAGATVVVNYPVEATKPAADAVLKEITDAGGAGMVAQCDVSKEDQVINLFADVVAQYGTVDILINNAGLQRDAKFDEMTLDQWNTVIGVNLTGQFLCAREAIREFLRRGPRPAVSAATGKIICMSSVHELIPWAGHVNYATSKGGVKMLMQSLAQEYGDRKIRVNSICPGAIQTPINRAAWETPQALNGLMTLIPYNRIGQPQDIGNLAVFLSSDQSDYITGASIFIDGGMTVFEGFATGG from the coding sequence ATGGATCAGGTATTAAAGGGACAAATTGCAATTATCACCGGCGCCAGCAGTGGAATCGGAGCGGGGGTCGCCAAGTCGCTGGCGGCTGCCGGAGCTACTGTTGTGGTAAATTATCCTGTTGAGGCCACAAAGCCGGCAGCTGATGCTGTATTGAAAGAAATTACCGATGCAGGCGGTGCAGGCATGGTGGCCCAGTGTGATGTTAGCAAGGAAGACCAGGTAATCAACTTATTTGCCGACGTGGTAGCTCAGTACGGCACAGTCGATATATTAATCAATAATGCGGGGCTTCAGCGCGATGCGAAGTTTGATGAAATGACCCTCGATCAGTGGAATACCGTGATTGGGGTTAACCTGACAGGCCAGTTCCTGTGCGCTCGCGAGGCTATACGGGAGTTTTTGCGCCGTGGACCACGCCCGGCTGTATCAGCAGCCACCGGAAAAATCATCTGTATGAGCTCCGTGCATGAACTAATTCCCTGGGCCGGACATGTTAATTACGCGACCTCAAAAGGTGGGGTAAAAATGTTGATGCAGTCGCTGGCGCAGGAATATGGTGATCGGAAGATTCGGGTCAACAGCATTTGCCCCGGTGCCATTCAAACACCCATCAACCGGGCGGCCTGGGAAACCCCTCAGGCACTAAACGGCCTGATGACCTTAATTCCTTATAACCGAATTGGCCAGCCCCAGGATATTGGGAATCTCGCCGTGTTTCTCTCTTCCGACCAATCAGACTACATTACTGGTGCCAGCATCTTCATCGATGGCGGCATGACCGTATTTGAAGGATTTGCAACGGGGGGGTGA
- a CDS encoding SdpI family protein, translating into MKRNSTSAELLMVVIMLSPLVYLAIVWNQLPAEIATHFDLQGNPNDWQRKETAALLIGGLSVFLYLVLRFLLALDLRGQLQMSSNYQKLRFAVTLLFAAMMIWLFYMAGHPVDTKFSTSVILALVGLMLAGMGNYLTSIKPNWFVGIRTPWTLGNETVWRKTHRLGGRLMVAGGLLSAVLALVVPMSYKVGCVLGVTMLTVLIPVVYSYIYSQQEKRHQLN; encoded by the coding sequence ATGAAAAGGAATTCTACATCTGCCGAGCTACTAATGGTAGTCATTATGCTATCTCCGCTAGTGTATCTGGCAATTGTCTGGAATCAGCTTCCTGCTGAAATTGCCACACACTTTGACCTGCAGGGGAATCCAAACGACTGGCAACGGAAAGAAACGGCTGCTTTATTAATTGGAGGCTTATCTGTATTTCTTTATCTGGTTCTCCGATTCCTGCTAGCTCTTGATCTTAGAGGACAGCTACAAATGTCGTCAAACTATCAAAAACTACGTTTTGCTGTTACGCTTCTGTTTGCGGCCATGATGATCTGGTTATTCTATATGGCTGGTCATCCGGTAGATACTAAATTTTCTACTAGCGTAATACTTGCACTGGTTGGATTAATGTTAGCAGGAATGGGAAATTACCTTACCTCGATAAAGCCCAATTGGTTTGTAGGTATCCGCACTCCCTGGACATTAGGAAATGAAACTGTCTGGCGTAAAACGCACCGTCTGGGTGGACGACTAATGGTAGCAGGTGGATTATTAAGTGCGGTGCTGGCTCTGGTTGTTCCAATGTCGTATAAAGTAGGTTGTGTACTAGGCGTCACAATGCTTACCGTACTCATACCCGTTGTGTATTCCTACATTTATTCCCAGCAGGAAAAAAGACATCAACTTAATTGA